Proteins encoded together in one Armatimonadota bacterium window:
- a CDS encoding PD40 domain-containing protein produces the protein MATIRNRHHGLLALLLLALLGFALPGCGGGGGGGGGGAQTGTVEIQVDWPSRAQNVPKYANSVKATITDGSNQVSVVLNRSGDTGYTGTVSFPQAITVGTHNMAIAAYTNTNGNGDIVATGNRAVTVTAGQKTTALLSADFNSTVHHVVIDGEPILVTTGNSAQLLGHAENASNATLLLPSSAFTWTVTAGGSFGSVTSSGLFTGIADGTVTVQMTEAYSGMSDTAAVTVTPASGQGNVNVKVDWPSRGRYVPPYAESVKATITFNSTPYTVTINRSGDTGSQGSAQFAQQFDIGTYPMVVDAYTQTNGGGTRVATATVNVSVFAGQTAQVNVSGNLQSLIDHLVIENQPLSLAAGQQLQLVGHAENAANATLLLPSGALTWSVTSGASSGSVTLAGLFTAGNPGTATVQLAEVGAGKSQTANVTVLGALPPNKIFYSLFNSGNLTTDLAYMDPNGANRTPIFSLPLNITVATLSPDGQHWAFFYSPDPLSANAVYDVYINTTPSFAGATRITSANYTYDGTIQYTSDGTQLVYTASPTLGDSGLYKVNASGGSPTRLGGTANIEAAHLSYATNKIVCTRVVSGLGEIATINLDGTGLTNITSNTSDDIMPQWNKAGTRVAFSTDRNGDFDIYTMTSTGTGVTRVTNVNLDEYGPTYDDGGTNLAFAVIGGDLADYGVYTCTSTGASRTQILSDQSIGAGLYWSSLTGRASGGIESYLFGRTRRGHRR, from the coding sequence ATGGCCACTATTCGCAATCGACACCACGGGCTGCTCGCCCTACTCCTTTTGGCGCTGCTCGGCTTTGCTCTTCCTGGCTGTGGAGGCGGAGGCGGGGGCGGAGGCGGAGGAGCACAAACCGGCACCGTTGAGATACAGGTCGATTGGCCCTCCCGCGCCCAGAACGTGCCCAAATATGCCAACAGCGTCAAGGCGACGATCACCGATGGCTCGAACCAGGTTTCGGTGGTGTTGAACCGTTCCGGCGACACCGGATATACGGGCACCGTGTCGTTCCCCCAGGCCATCACCGTCGGCACCCACAACATGGCGATCGCCGCTTACACCAACACCAACGGAAACGGCGATATCGTGGCCACCGGCAATCGAGCCGTAACCGTGACAGCAGGCCAAAAGACCACGGCGCTGCTCTCCGCAGACTTCAACTCGACCGTTCACCACGTGGTCATCGACGGCGAACCGATCTTGGTCACCACCGGCAACTCTGCCCAACTCCTCGGGCACGCCGAAAACGCCTCCAACGCCACCCTTCTGCTGCCCAGTTCGGCGTTCACCTGGACGGTGACGGCCGGTGGCAGCTTTGGCTCGGTGACTTCTTCCGGGCTCTTTACGGGCATTGCCGATGGGACCGTCACCGTCCAAATGACGGAGGCATATTCCGGGATGTCGGACACGGCCGCGGTCACCGTCACACCAGCGAGCGGGCAGGGCAATGTCAACGTGAAGGTGGATTGGCCCTCGCGGGGACGCTACGTGCCGCCTTACGCCGAGAGTGTGAAGGCGACGATCACCTTCAACAGCACCCCCTATACGGTAACCATCAATCGCTCGGGAGACACGGGCTCTCAGGGGTCGGCCCAGTTCGCCCAGCAGTTCGACATCGGTACCTATCCGATGGTTGTCGACGCCTACACGCAAACGAATGGTGGAGGCACCAGGGTCGCGACGGCGACCGTCAATGTGAGCGTGTTCGCCGGGCAGACCGCCCAGGTCAACGTCTCTGGCAATTTGCAGTCCTTGATCGACCATTTGGTTATCGAGAACCAGCCGCTTTCGCTCGCTGCGGGGCAGCAACTCCAGTTGGTGGGGCATGCCGAAAACGCCGCCAACGCCACCTTGCTTCTCCCATCTGGAGCGCTCACCTGGTCTGTGACAAGCGGCGCCAGTTCGGGTTCGGTGACTCTTGCGGGGCTGTTCACCGCGGGCAATCCTGGCACGGCGACGGTGCAGCTCGCCGAAGTCGGCGCGGGCAAGAGTCAGACGGCCAACGTAACCGTGCTTGGGGCCCTACCCCCGAACAAGATCTTCTATAGCCTGTTCAATTCGGGCAACCTGACCACGGACCTTGCCTACATGGACCCCAACGGGGCCAACCGCACCCCCATCTTCTCGCTTCCGCTCAACATCACGGTCGCGACGCTGAGCCCGGATGGGCAGCATTGGGCGTTCTTCTATTCGCCAGATCCCCTGAGCGCGAACGCAGTCTACGACGTGTACATCAACACGACGCCAAGCTTTGCCGGGGCGACCCGGATCACCAGCGCTAACTACACCTACGACGGCACGATCCAGTACACATCCGACGGCACGCAGTTGGTCTACACGGCCTCGCCCACGCTCGGCGATTCGGGTCTGTACAAAGTCAACGCCTCAGGCGGTTCGCCAACGCGCCTGGGTGGAACGGCAAACATCGAGGCAGCCCACTTGAGCTACGCGACGAACAAGATCGTCTGCACGCGGGTTGTGTCGGGTTTGGGTGAGATTGCCACCATTAACCTGGATGGAACTGGCCTCACCAACATCACCAGCAACACGTCAGACGACATCATGCCGCAGTGGAACAAGGCCGGAACCAGGGTGGCCTTCAGCACCGACCGTAACGGCGACTTCGACATCTACACGATGACCTCGACGGGCACCGGTGTGACCAGGGTCACCAACGTGAACCTGGACGAATACGGGCCGACCTATGACGATGGCGGCACGAACCTCGCCTTCGCCGTCATCGGCGGCGACCTTGCGGATTACGGCGTGTACACGTGCACCTCGACCGGTGCGAGCCGCACCCAGATCCTTTCCGACCAATCCATAGGCGCAGGACTCTACTGGTCGTCGCTGACGGGGCGCGCGTCGGGCGGAATCGAAAGCTACCTGTTCGGCCGAACCCGCCGCGGCCACCGGCGGTAG
- the fsa gene encoding fructose-6-phosphate aldolase, with translation MKLFVDTGDVEEVRKAADWGILDGVTTNPTLIAKSGKGFKETVLKICELVPGGAISAEVVAPDHAGMMKEALEIASWHEQIVIKVPLTEAGIKTVSKLTEKGIRTNVTLVFSVSQALMAAKAGATFISNFVGRVDDISGEGMDAVAETVDMVRTYGFESEVLVASIRHPLHVVQAARVGAHISTMPLKVMQQLFQHPLTDIGLKRFNDDWAAAGLSIF, from the coding sequence ATGAAGCTTTTTGTGGATACCGGCGACGTGGAAGAGGTGCGCAAGGCCGCCGATTGGGGGATTTTGGACGGTGTGACCACCAACCCGACACTGATCGCCAAGTCGGGCAAGGGATTCAAAGAGACCGTCCTTAAAATCTGCGAGCTGGTTCCGGGTGGGGCGATCAGCGCCGAAGTTGTGGCGCCAGACCACGCAGGCATGATGAAAGAGGCGCTCGAAATCGCGAGCTGGCACGAGCAGATCGTGATCAAGGTCCCCCTCACCGAAGCGGGCATCAAGACCGTTTCCAAACTCACCGAAAAAGGCATCCGCACCAACGTAACCTTGGTGTTTTCGGTGTCTCAGGCCCTGATGGCGGCGAAAGCCGGCGCGACGTTTATCTCGAACTTCGTTGGGCGGGTGGACGATATCAGCGGCGAGGGGATGGACGCCGTGGCCGAGACCGTGGATATGGTGCGGACCTATGGGTTTGAGAGCGAGGTGCTGGTGGCGAGTATTCGGCATCCGCTTCACGTGGTCCAAGCGGCGCGGGTGGGGGCGCACATCTCGACGATGCCGCTCAAGGTGATGCAGCAGCTCTTTCAGCACCCGCTGACCGACATTGGCTTGAAGCGGTTCAACGATGACTGGGCCGCGGCGGGATTGAGCATCTTCTAG
- the murA gene encoding UDP-N-acetylglucosamine 1-carboxyvinyltransferase has protein sequence MSEFRIEGGRPLQGTIEVPGSKNACLALLSSVVLAKGVTVLHNVPKVSDVRIKAHILESFGAKVEWREGSLFIDCTDLFQGDPDPEAMRAIRTSFYLLGPLLGRLGQVRIPMPGGCKIGARPVDFHLKGLQLLGADIQTEDGAYSGKVNRLKGAEIYLDFPSAGATQHLMATATLAKGITTIQNAAVEPEVVELAGFMNRMGARIEGAGSSTITIMGVEEMCGCEFRVPSDRLQAGTYLLAGAITKGDVTVNEINPETQTALVNKLREAGAEADEEVNSVRVASMGRMSGIKIKTMPYPGFPTDMQQPMAAALTLAEGTSVVEETIYESRIGHIPELNRMGAKIRLEGRSAIISGVNKLKGTTVEASDLRAGASLVLAGLAAEGETRVRNIHFIDRGYENLEENLRALGANIVRVPGEHAEVA, from the coding sequence GTGAGTGAATTTCGCATTGAAGGGGGAAGGCCGCTCCAGGGCACGATTGAGGTGCCGGGAAGCAAGAACGCCTGCCTTGCCCTGTTATCGTCGGTCGTCCTCGCCAAAGGAGTGACCGTTCTTCACAATGTGCCCAAGGTCTCAGATGTGCGCATCAAGGCGCACATCCTCGAGTCCTTCGGGGCGAAGGTCGAGTGGCGCGAAGGGTCCCTTTTCATCGACTGTACGGACCTCTTTCAAGGCGATCCCGACCCCGAAGCGATGCGCGCGATCCGCACCAGCTTCTACTTGCTCGGCCCCTTGCTCGGCAGGCTTGGGCAGGTGCGCATCCCCATGCCCGGCGGCTGCAAGATCGGCGCGAGACCTGTGGACTTCCACCTGAAAGGGCTGCAACTGCTCGGCGCGGACATTCAGACCGAGGACGGCGCGTATTCCGGCAAGGTGAACCGCCTCAAGGGCGCAGAAATCTACCTCGACTTTCCCAGCGCCGGCGCGACCCAGCACCTGATGGCGACGGCCACGCTCGCCAAGGGCATCACCACCATCCAGAATGCCGCCGTGGAGCCCGAAGTGGTCGAGCTCGCGGGCTTCATGAACCGCATGGGTGCGCGAATCGAGGGCGCGGGCAGCAGCACGATCACGATCATGGGCGTGGAGGAAATGTGCGGCTGCGAGTTCCGTGTCCCCAGCGACCGCCTCCAGGCCGGAACCTACCTGCTGGCCGGCGCGATCACAAAGGGTGATGTCACGGTCAACGAAATCAACCCCGAAACGCAGACCGCCCTAGTGAACAAGCTTCGAGAGGCAGGCGCCGAAGCCGACGAGGAAGTGAATTCTGTTCGCGTGGCCTCGATGGGCCGAATGAGCGGCATCAAGATCAAGACCATGCCCTATCCGGGCTTCCCAACCGACATGCAGCAGCCGATGGCCGCCGCGCTGACCCTTGCCGAAGGTACCAGCGTGGTCGAGGAGACCATCTACGAGAGCCGCATCGGCCACATCCCCGAACTCAACCGCATGGGCGCGAAGATCCGGCTTGAGGGCCGCTCAGCAATCATCAGCGGCGTGAACAAGCTCAAGGGGACGACGGTGGAGGCCAGCGACCTCCGCGCCGGGGCGTCACTGGTCCTTGCCGGGCTTGCGGCTGAAGGCGAGACCCGTGTGCGCAACATCCACTTCATCGATCGAGGCTACGAGAACTTGGAGGAAAACCTTAGAGCCCTCGGCGCCAACATCGTGCGAGTTCCCGGCGAACACGCCGAAGTGGCGTAG
- a CDS encoding RNA-binding protein — protein sequence MKTGAAPPKRRPHLANKTLYVGNLPYSTSEGSLTSAFSTFGATNARIIEGRGFGFVDVDADQLDAAIQAMNGKEMDGRTLTVNEARPKGEGGGGGGGGRSGGYGGGGGGGGNYGGGGGGRRRSW from the coding sequence ATGAAAACGGGGGCAGCTCCCCCGAAAAGGAGGCCACACTTGGCCAATAAGACACTCTATGTGGGCAATCTGCCCTATTCCACCAGCGAAGGTTCTCTGACCAGCGCATTCTCAACTTTCGGCGCAACCAACGCCCGCATCATCGAGGGGCGTGGCTTCGGCTTCGTCGACGTGGATGCCGATCAGCTTGATGCTGCCATCCAGGCCATGAACGGCAAGGAAATGGACGGCCGCACCCTCACCGTGAACGAAGCCCGCCCGAAGGGTGAAGGCGGCGGCGGTGGCGGCGGCGGACGAAGCGGCGGCTACGGCGGCGGCGGCGGTGGTGGCGGCAACTATGGCGGCGGTGGCGGCGGACGTCGGCGCAGCTGGTAA
- a CDS encoding MFS transporter, with translation MAPYRDRTSWYLGLSAYWFATSFKWFILLLAILPAQVRSIVESGPNAAAKADYNAQWGTVFAIGAIWAMFGPSIFGYLTDRMGCGSGSRRKFLAIGAGMTVLALALLSQADRLWVLALGYLLLQISDDVGTGPYAAFIPELVPQDRRGRASGIMGILQNTGQLFAGLTGLALGSSALAIYAVIAILNVVCASITLLGTNGADRVSAVPTEPVAKPGFADYFKGWLTPWRSRDFTWVWLTRFMVATGFYLIEPYLSNFLRDVVKTYTLFGLTLSKDPANTLAPVAALGLTIALFGALGAMTASRYLDRLGRKRIIRTSGVIMLAVLVPFALTSQYTTLWCLAVVFGFGYGIYVSADWALVADVLPDPDSIGKDMGVWVMSLPLAQFAAGLAGRLIKVGNELGPGYGYRGIFLIAAVWFIVGTSLVSRVKGSS, from the coding sequence ATGGCACCCTATCGAGATCGAACTTCCTGGTACCTCGGGCTCTCGGCCTATTGGTTTGCTACGAGCTTCAAGTGGTTCATTCTGCTGCTTGCCATTTTGCCGGCACAGGTGCGCTCGATCGTTGAGAGCGGCCCCAATGCCGCGGCCAAGGCCGACTACAACGCCCAATGGGGAACGGTGTTCGCCATTGGTGCGATATGGGCGATGTTCGGGCCATCGATTTTCGGCTATCTGACCGACCGGATGGGGTGTGGATCGGGTTCGAGGCGCAAGTTCCTTGCCATCGGCGCCGGCATGACCGTGTTGGCACTGGCACTGCTCTCGCAAGCCGACCGCCTATGGGTCCTCGCCTTAGGCTACTTGTTGCTGCAGATTTCAGACGACGTCGGGACGGGGCCATATGCGGCGTTCATCCCTGAATTGGTTCCACAGGACCGTCGGGGCCGAGCCAGCGGGATCATGGGCATCCTCCAGAACACCGGCCAGTTGTTCGCAGGGCTTACGGGACTTGCCCTGGGTTCGAGCGCACTCGCCATCTATGCGGTGATCGCCATTCTCAACGTGGTCTGCGCTTCGATCACCCTTTTGGGGACGAATGGCGCGGATCGAGTGAGCGCTGTCCCCACCGAACCAGTTGCCAAACCAGGCTTTGCCGACTATTTCAAGGGGTGGCTCACCCCATGGCGCTCCAGAGATTTCACGTGGGTGTGGCTGACCCGGTTCATGGTTGCCACGGGCTTCTATCTGATCGAGCCGTATCTCTCCAACTTCCTTCGCGACGTAGTGAAGACCTACACCCTCTTCGGCTTGACCCTGTCGAAGGACCCCGCAAATACGTTAGCGCCGGTAGCGGCATTGGGGTTGACAATCGCCCTCTTTGGCGCACTTGGGGCCATGACGGCCTCTCGCTATCTCGATCGTCTAGGCCGGAAACGAATCATCCGAACCTCGGGCGTGATCATGCTCGCCGTCCTGGTGCCGTTTGCGCTCACCTCCCAGTACACGACGCTCTGGTGTTTGGCCGTTGTGTTCGGGTTTGGCTATGGCATCTATGTCTCTGCCGATTGGGCCCTAGTGGCTGATGTGCTGCCCGATCCCGATTCGATCGGCAAGGACATGGGGGTTTGGGTGATGAGCCTGCCGCTCGCCCAATTCGCGGCTGGCCTGGCCGGGCGACTCATCAAGGTGGGCAACGAGTTGGGGCCGGGTTACGGCTATCGGGGGATCTTTCTGATTGCGGCGGTCTGGTTCATCGTGGGAACGAGCCTGGTCAGCCGGGTGAAGGGGTCGAGCTAG
- a CDS encoding NAD(P)/FAD-dependent oxidoreductase — protein MPRYFDHLLLGGGTACAYAAVSLRKFEKSQSVAILGEENEHPYDRPPFTKYFLWNDAKSISDFHSKDESFYPENNIELIPGTRAASIDIRGRSVRTESGEEIHYSNLLYALGSEPVRPAIEGADSTWVLRSCADSARIRDAATKGAKAVIVGGGFIGCELASSLAGRGCEVTLIEHGPKLLGRVGSPTTASAAQRELEGKGVRVVTGASAKAVRGGKSVETDQGTFEGDFVVFGIGARPRTALAKESGLQVGAQGVLAKENLQSVTDPCIWLAGDVVEYPDPHLGGNYRVEHHLHAKATADRAGAGMAGQIGNFDAVPYVFSDIGDLSFQQRGYPEKAAKTYVVSSTEEPVITEIFLFDDGRIAGFADFRKDYKAQDPYCELFEKLIKARAVAGPLEAEFREGFALERLEGLLR, from the coding sequence ATGCCTCGATACTTCGACCATTTGCTCCTGGGCGGGGGGACCGCCTGCGCCTATGCCGCCGTCAGCCTGAGAAAGTTTGAGAAGAGCCAGTCTGTCGCCATCCTCGGCGAGGAAAACGAGCACCCATACGACCGCCCGCCGTTCACCAAGTACTTCCTCTGGAACGACGCCAAGTCCATCAGCGACTTTCACAGCAAGGACGAGAGCTTCTACCCCGAGAACAACATCGAGCTGATTCCCGGCACCCGCGCCGCCAGCATCGACATTCGCGGCCGAAGCGTGCGCACCGAGAGCGGGGAAGAGATCCACTACAGCAATCTGCTCTACGCCCTGGGCAGCGAGCCCGTGAGACCTGCGATCGAGGGCGCAGATTCGACTTGGGTGCTGCGCTCGTGCGCCGACAGCGCCCGCATCCGCGACGCCGCGACCAAGGGCGCGAAGGCGGTCATCGTCGGGGGCGGATTCATCGGATGCGAACTGGCCAGCTCTCTTGCGGGGCGCGGCTGCGAGGTCACGCTGATCGAGCACGGCCCCAAGCTGCTGGGCCGCGTGGGGAGCCCGACCACCGCGAGCGCTGCGCAAAGGGAACTGGAAGGTAAGGGCGTGAGGGTCGTCACGGGCGCCTCGGCGAAAGCGGTGCGCGGCGGCAAGTCGGTCGAGACCGATCAGGGCACATTCGAAGGCGACTTCGTGGTGTTTGGGATCGGGGCACGGCCCCGCACGGCGCTGGCGAAGGAATCGGGACTGCAGGTGGGCGCGCAGGGCGTCTTGGCGAAGGAGAACCTACAGTCGGTGACGGATCCCTGCATCTGGCTGGCGGGCGACGTCGTGGAGTATCCGGATCCCCACCTTGGCGGGAACTACCGGGTGGAGCACCACCTCCACGCCAAGGCGACGGCCGATCGCGCCGGCGCGGGCATGGCAGGGCAGATCGGCAACTTCGACGCCGTGCCGTACGTGTTTTCAGACATCGGGGACCTCTCGTTCCAGCAGCGCGGCTACCCCGAGAAGGCGGCCAAGACGTATGTGGTTTCGAGCACAGAGGAGCCGGTGATCACCGAGATCTTCCTGTTCGACGACGGGCGCATCGCGGGGTTTGCCGACTTCCGTAAGGACTATAAGGCTCAGGACCCCTATTGCGAGCTGTTTGAGAAGCTGATCAAGGCCCGGGCTGTCGCCGGGCCGCTGGAGGCTGAGTTCCGGGAGGGGTTTGCTCTGGAGAGGTTGGAAGGGCTGTTGAGGTGA
- a CDS encoding DEAD/DEAH box helicase family protein → MNHAFAPHERNFTDWRQSGYPGIGAGEDFMRHLDHDFPIPLWPHQKEAIQRCIYACEVLGWKDLLTNIVTGGGKTTIIGGVVAYMTQVHGIRQHLILVPNTIVRERILDAFQPTSSDFVYRGFPFFFGAHEDDPKRLAVHVMKVGEYSAGIRSANIIVGNIHQLYEGKDNWRVVAENCDQLCIYNDEAHNTRADQYNDLINKLKPKRFFRLDTTATPDRLDGLHPDSEMICEYGIRQAMHDNIIKRIVVFEPEIEKVTFTYYDWETQKEITADEVPWAEIEARKIPAVRYTMNPGPMGQQIGIALECLKHQRRTVPHGEDGKPLWKPLLFVVALNIEDAKNVTKALEEQSLNGDPIKVLLIHSESEDEAKEEAMSINKDMRNCKYDAIVSVMMLREGWDVKNISAILLFRKFSYKEVGNQKYSVYGPQVIGRGLRRANKRRDIREQCHVIDHPIFKHDWLWDMLAADRYQAPLNPGDVIDERNMPKPKPQTELDLDAEEAKKIEEFDWSSLPPIPEPEVFEPITDWRKFLDDFEYDMRGMMIDQRIAQILSRNLDSGMDTLDRSDMPQIDASLLKSEVPAELAELRSRLIKRVRDLARTALLNYDGQADTRQEVLLRVIHEHIARRFTFGQRLREVEDLKLLAQTWHVFDQVKSNFYDARLVASILAKPPREESNGERPGHAFEPA, encoded by the coding sequence TTGAACCACGCCTTCGCGCCCCACGAACGCAACTTCACGGATTGGCGCCAATCAGGATATCCGGGCATCGGGGCGGGCGAGGACTTCATGCGCCACCTGGACCATGACTTCCCCATTCCGCTCTGGCCGCATCAGAAAGAAGCGATCCAGCGATGCATCTATGCTTGCGAGGTTCTTGGTTGGAAGGATTTGCTGACCAACATCGTGACCGGTGGCGGAAAGACCACGATTATCGGCGGAGTTGTCGCCTACATGACCCAGGTCCACGGCATTCGCCAACACCTGATCCTGGTGCCCAACACGATTGTTCGAGAACGTATCTTGGACGCATTTCAGCCGACTTCGAGCGACTTCGTTTATCGTGGGTTTCCCTTCTTCTTCGGGGCGCACGAGGACGATCCCAAGAGGTTGGCCGTTCACGTCATGAAGGTCGGTGAGTATTCAGCTGGCATCCGAAGCGCGAACATCATTGTAGGCAACATCCACCAGCTTTACGAAGGAAAGGACAACTGGCGGGTGGTGGCCGAAAACTGCGACCAGCTCTGCATCTACAACGACGAAGCGCATAATACGCGCGCAGACCAGTACAACGACCTCATCAACAAGCTCAAGCCGAAGCGCTTTTTCCGACTTGATACGACGGCAACGCCGGACCGCCTGGACGGCCTTCATCCCGACAGCGAAATGATCTGTGAGTACGGCATCCGTCAAGCGATGCACGACAACATCATCAAGCGCATCGTCGTCTTTGAGCCCGAGATCGAGAAGGTCACCTTCACCTATTACGACTGGGAGACCCAAAAGGAGATCACCGCCGACGAAGTGCCCTGGGCCGAGATCGAAGCCCGGAAGATTCCTGCTGTCCGATACACGATGAATCCAGGGCCGATGGGTCAACAAATCGGGATCGCATTGGAATGCCTGAAGCACCAGCGGCGAACCGTTCCTCACGGTGAAGATGGGAAGCCACTGTGGAAGCCCCTGCTGTTTGTTGTGGCTCTAAACATCGAAGACGCCAAAAACGTCACAAAGGCCCTGGAAGAGCAGAGCCTGAATGGTGATCCGATCAAGGTGCTACTGATTCACAGCGAGTCCGAGGATGAAGCCAAGGAAGAGGCTATGTCCATCAACAAGGACATGCGCAACTGCAAGTACGACGCCATCGTGTCGGTCATGATGTTGCGCGAAGGCTGGGACGTGAAGAACATCTCGGCAATTTTGCTTTTCCGCAAGTTCTCGTATAAGGAAGTCGGGAACCAGAAGTATTCGGTGTATGGCCCGCAGGTGATCGGGCGTGGTCTGCGACGAGCAAACAAGCGGCGCGACATTCGGGAACAGTGCCACGTCATCGACCACCCAATCTTCAAGCACGACTGGCTTTGGGACATGCTTGCCGCTGACCGGTACCAGGCTCCGCTGAATCCTGGGGATGTCATCGACGAACGAAACATGCCTAAGCCGAAACCTCAAACCGAATTGGACCTAGACGCCGAGGAAGCAAAGAAGATTGAGGAATTTGACTGGTCAAGCCTGCCGCCTATTCCCGAGCCAGAGGTCTTTGAGCCGATTACCGATTGGCGGAAGTTTCTGGACGATTTCGAGTACGACATGCGTGGCATGATGATCGATCAGAGAATTGCCCAGATTCTCTCCCGCAATCTTGATTCCGGAATGGACACGCTGGATCGTAGCGACATGCCTCAGATAGACGCCAGCCTCCTCAAGTCGGAGGTTCCTGCTGAACTGGCAGAGCTTCGAAGCCGCCTCATCAAGAGAGTACGCGACCTAGCACGAACAGCCCTTCTAAACTATGACGGCCAAGCCGACACCAGGCAGGAGGTTCTACTTAGGGTCATTCACGAGCACATCGCAAGACGGTTCACGTTTGGGCAGCGGTTGCGGGAGGTCGAGGACCTGAAGCTGCTGGCACAGACGTGGCACGTTTTCGACCAAGTCAAATCGAACTTCTACGATGCGCGCCTTGTCGCGAGCATTCTGGCAAAGCCGCCGCGGGAGGAATCCAATGGAGAGCGTCCGGGGCACGCTTTCGAACCTGCGTAG